The Martelella sp. AD-3 genome includes a region encoding these proteins:
- the mnmD gene encoding tRNA (5-methylaminomethyl-2-thiouridine)(34)-methyltransferase MnmD gives MGDADHKQGNDASETGASGLSWHENDMPFSNAFQDHFYSRADGRAECDHVFIAANRLPERWRAGGTLAIGELGFGTGLNFCETLRQWKRLRPAGARLSFTSFERYPMTSAEIDRALSRWPEIAEERRALVSRWPGKPSGTVEIGIDPQTRLAVHCGDALASLTASAERFDAWYLDGFAPSRNPDMWSAALMQAVFDHTGPGGTFGTYAAAGFVRRNLEAAGFSVSRQSGFAGKREMLAGKRPETP, from the coding sequence ATGGGCGATGCGGACCACAAACAAGGCAATGATGCAAGCGAAACCGGCGCGAGCGGGCTTTCCTGGCACGAAAACGACATGCCGTTCTCGAATGCCTTCCAGGACCATTTCTATTCGAGGGCCGACGGACGGGCCGAGTGCGATCACGTCTTCATCGCAGCGAACCGCCTGCCGGAACGCTGGAGGGCCGGCGGAACCCTGGCCATCGGCGAGCTCGGCTTCGGCACGGGGCTCAATTTCTGCGAAACGCTTCGCCAGTGGAAGCGCCTCCGTCCGGCTGGCGCACGGCTCTCCTTCACGTCGTTCGAACGCTATCCGATGACGTCAGCCGAGATTGACCGCGCGCTGTCGCGCTGGCCGGAGATCGCGGAAGAACGGCGTGCGCTTGTCTCGCGCTGGCCGGGCAAGCCTTCGGGAACGGTCGAGATCGGCATCGATCCGCAAACGCGGCTTGCCGTCCATTGCGGCGACGCGCTCGCATCGCTTACCGCGTCCGCTGAGCGCTTCGACGCATGGTATCTCGATGGCTTCGCGCCATCCCGCAATCCTGACATGTGGTCTGCCGCGCTGATGCAGGCCGTTTTCGACCATACCGGACCGGGCGGCACATTCGGCACCTATGCCGCTGCCGGTTTCGTGCGCCGCAATCTTGAGGCGGCGGGCTTTTCAGTCAGCCGGCAATCCGGTTTTGCCGGAAAGCGGGAGATGCTGGCCGGCAAACGGCCCGAAACGCCCTGA
- a CDS encoding FAD-binding oxidoreductase, with amino-acid sequence MTARQNTSADLVIIGAGIMGLWAAYHAEKEGIETLLVDRDAPGSGASNGLLGALMAYMPDQWDEKKQFQFEALAALEGQVRLLEEETGLETGYRRSGRVMPLYQERQVRTARLRADEAARNWRLGEHRFEWKVVEEPPEKDWPSRSEGALAYVHETLAAHVAPRGVVAALKTFLSTARHVRIIRKEVAAIDAGAHGIVFSVGERIGFGKAVVSAGVGAFSLLQPLWAPEGLPLGRPVKGQAALLAAACDPALPILFDNGLYVIAHARGRVAVGSTSEDEFDRPFATDGKLEDLIAAARIAVPALRDAPVVERWAGLRPRGVHREPMIGALEDMPDVIALGGGFKTSFGIANRLAGHAIGLVSDNTVSVQDLPDIYNLEIYLRRANKNLG; translated from the coding sequence ATGACCGCGCGTCAAAACACATCGGCCGATCTTGTGATCATCGGCGCCGGGATCATGGGGCTCTGGGCTGCCTATCATGCCGAGAAAGAAGGCATCGAAACGCTTCTGGTTGATCGTGATGCCCCGGGCAGCGGCGCCAGCAACGGTCTTCTGGGCGCGCTCATGGCCTATATGCCGGACCAGTGGGACGAGAAGAAGCAGTTCCAGTTCGAGGCGCTCGCGGCGCTGGAGGGCCAGGTCCGGCTGCTGGAAGAGGAGACGGGACTGGAAACGGGTTATCGCCGCTCGGGCCGGGTCATGCCACTCTATCAGGAACGTCAGGTCAGGACCGCGCGCCTTCGCGCCGACGAGGCGGCGAGGAACTGGCGGCTCGGTGAGCATCGCTTCGAGTGGAAAGTGGTCGAGGAGCCGCCGGAGAAAGACTGGCCGTCAAGGAGCGAGGGAGCGCTCGCCTATGTGCATGAAACGCTCGCCGCCCATGTCGCCCCGCGCGGCGTCGTAGCCGCCCTGAAGACTTTTCTCTCAACCGCCCGCCATGTTCGCATCATTCGAAAAGAGGTCGCCGCAATCGATGCCGGAGCGCATGGCATCGTGTTTTCGGTCGGGGAACGCATTGGCTTTGGAAAGGCCGTCGTCTCTGCCGGCGTGGGGGCTTTTTCGCTGCTGCAACCGCTCTGGGCGCCCGAGGGCCTGCCGCTCGGACGCCCGGTCAAGGGGCAGGCGGCGCTGCTTGCCGCCGCGTGCGACCCGGCGCTGCCGATCCTCTTTGACAACGGCCTTTATGTGATTGCCCATGCGCGCGGCCGGGTCGCGGTCGGCTCCACCTCGGAAGATGAATTTGACCGGCCCTTTGCCACGGATGGCAAGCTTGAAGATCTGATCGCCGCTGCCCGCATCGCCGTTCCCGCGCTCCGCGATGCGCCGGTCGTCGAGCGCTGGGCGGGGCTTCGCCCGCGCGGCGTCCACCGCGAACCGATGATCGGGGCGCTGGAAGACATGCCCGACGTAATCGCGCTCGGCGGCGGCTTCAAGACAAGCTTCGGTATCGCCAACCGGCTCGCCGGTCACGCGATCGGCCTTGTCAGCGATAACACCGTTTCGGTGCAGGACCTGCCGGATATATATAACCTCGAAATTTACTTGAGGCGCGCCAATAAAAACCTCGGTTGA
- a CDS encoding DUF1045 domain-containing protein — protein sequence MPSDKPRYAISFTPAPHEALGIVGANWVGRNAYSGQPIEPPMIGGMSLSEIAFHTALPRRYGFQGMLKSPFHLAEGTSEALLLNALMRFATGWKPFFLPPLKVVRRRDSLAFAPAVAVPALDDLAAAVVSEFDPFRAPLSEAELERRDTGSLSPVQFANLHRWGEPDVLTAFSFHMPLTGPLRPRDMERMERAALEFFGPILAEPVEFENIALFVEEEPGAPFCVHSLHPMGALPARRTA from the coding sequence ATGCCCTCCGACAAGCCACGTTATGCCATCAGCTTCACCCCGGCGCCGCATGAGGCGCTCGGCATTGTCGGGGCCAACTGGGTCGGCCGCAACGCCTATTCCGGCCAGCCGATCGAGCCGCCGATGATCGGCGGCATGTCGCTGTCGGAAATCGCCTTTCACACTGCCCTGCCGCGCCGTTACGGTTTTCAGGGCATGCTGAAATCGCCGTTCCATCTTGCCGAAGGCACAAGCGAGGCGTTGCTGCTCAATGCGCTGATGCGGTTCGCCACAGGCTGGAAGCCGTTCTTCCTGCCGCCCCTGAAGGTCGTGAGACGACGCGACAGCCTGGCCTTCGCCCCGGCCGTCGCCGTGCCCGCACTCGATGATCTCGCCGCCGCCGTGGTTTCCGAATTCGATCCGTTCCGCGCGCCCCTGAGCGAGGCGGAACTGGAGCGGCGCGACACCGGCTCGCTGTCGCCGGTGCAGTTTGCCAATCTCCACCGCTGGGGCGAACCGGACGTGCTGACGGCCTTTTCGTTCCATATGCCGTTGACCGGCCCGCTGCGGCCGCGCGACATGGAGCGGATGGAACGCGCGGCGCTGGAATTTTTCGGCCCGATCCTCGCCGAACCCGTGGAGTTCGAGAATATCGCGCTTTTCGTCGAAGAGGAGCCGGGCGCGCCGTTCTGTGTTCACTCCCTCCATCCCATGGGCGCGCTGCCGGCCCGGCGGACAGCCTGA
- the puuE gene encoding allantoinase PuuE, producing the protein MSAETSGYPRELIGYGRNAPDPKWPGDARIAVQFVINYEEGGESCILDGDPASENLLSEIVGAEPWPGQRNLNMESLYEYGSRAGFWRLHRLFTGLKIPVTVYGVTRAMERNPEAVAAMKEADWEIASHGLRWLEYRDFDIETERAHIREAVRLHTELTGERPYGLYQGKPSINTLALVMEEGGFLYSSDTYADDLPYWVRTPEGKPFLRIPYTLDNNDMRFATPQGFNSGEQFFAYVKDAFDTLYEEGRQGAPKMMSVGLHCRLVGKPGRTAALKRFLEYVQTHDRVWIPRRIDIARHWYDHHLPKEDAP; encoded by the coding sequence ATGAGTGCTGAAACGAGCGGGTATCCGCGCGAACTGATCGGCTATGGGCGCAATGCGCCGGATCCCAAATGGCCGGGAGATGCCCGCATCGCGGTGCAATTCGTCATCAATTATGAGGAAGGCGGCGAGAGCTGCATTCTCGACGGCGATCCCGCGTCGGAGAACCTCCTGTCGGAGATCGTCGGCGCCGAGCCGTGGCCCGGCCAGCGCAATCTCAACATGGAATCGCTTTACGAATACGGGTCGCGCGCCGGCTTCTGGCGGCTGCACCGTCTGTTCACGGGGTTGAAGATCCCGGTCACCGTATACGGCGTCACGCGCGCCATGGAGCGCAATCCGGAAGCCGTTGCCGCGATGAAGGAAGCGGACTGGGAGATCGCCAGCCACGGCCTGCGCTGGCTCGAATACAGGGATTTCGACATCGAGACCGAGCGCGCCCATATCCGCGAGGCGGTCAGGCTGCATACGGAACTGACGGGCGAGCGGCCCTACGGCCTCTACCAGGGCAAGCCCTCCATCAACACGCTCGCTCTGGTGATGGAGGAGGGGGGCTTCCTCTATTCCTCCGACACCTATGCCGATGACCTGCCCTATTGGGTGCGTACGCCCGAGGGAAAGCCGTTCCTGCGCATACCCTATACGCTCGACAATAACGACATGCGCTTTGCCACGCCGCAGGGCTTCAATTCCGGCGAACAGTTCTTCGCCTATGTGAAGGACGCCTTCGACACGCTTTACGAAGAGGGCCGGCAGGGCGCGCCGAAGATGATGTCGGTCGGTCTGCATTGCCGTCTCGTCGGCAAGCCGGGTCGCACGGCGGCGCTGAAACGCTTTCTTGAATATGTTCAGACGCACGACAGGGTGTGGATCCCCCGTCGCATCGACATTGCCCGCCACTGGTACGACCATCATCTGCCGAAGGAAGACGCCCCATGA